One genomic region from Fictibacillus marinisediminis encodes:
- a CDS encoding glycosyl hydrolase family 18 protein, with translation MQIHVVQKGDSLYKISQFYNLPWQEIAAVNALGAQDVLTVGQTLLIPAPFIYKAKKGDTLETVASKLGVTVFELKQANPGSDDKPLKEGQTLNVPQKRKRTLTINAFAEPSEKSRENFKKAAKALSYISLFSYEVNENGDLKPLDDSSFLREIKNENVRPLISITTIKDGAFSQELATTILKSPEISNKVIENTVMIMKEKGYVGVNVDFEYIGRQNKERYNRFLRNITDRMHKEGYVATTALAPKIKEKQKGVWYEGHDYKAHGQTVDYVILMTYEWGYSGGPPLPVSPINEVKKVLDYAVTAIPRSKILMGINLYGYDWTLPYVQGGPQAEALSPAQALQLAGKRKTAVQYAEGVQAPYYEYWDKEKKQHKVWFEDFRSMKAKFDLIDEYRLGGASFWNLAFNYPGLWNYLQDRYTIRFQ, from the coding sequence ATGCAGATTCATGTGGTTCAAAAGGGAGACTCGCTCTATAAAATCTCTCAATTTTATAACCTGCCCTGGCAAGAGATCGCTGCCGTAAATGCTCTTGGTGCTCAGGATGTCCTGACTGTCGGGCAGACACTGCTCATACCCGCGCCATTCATTTATAAAGCTAAAAAAGGGGATACGTTAGAAACGGTTGCCTCAAAGCTAGGAGTCACAGTATTTGAGCTGAAGCAGGCCAATCCCGGGTCTGATGACAAGCCGTTGAAGGAAGGACAGACGCTGAATGTCCCGCAAAAGAGGAAGAGGACGCTGACGATAAATGCATTTGCAGAACCATCTGAAAAATCAAGGGAAAATTTTAAAAAAGCAGCAAAAGCACTAAGCTATATATCGCTGTTCAGCTATGAAGTGAACGAAAATGGTGATTTAAAGCCGCTTGATGACAGCTCTTTTTTGCGTGAGATAAAAAATGAGAACGTCAGGCCTCTTATCTCGATTACGACAATCAAAGACGGGGCGTTCAGCCAGGAGCTCGCGACGACTATTCTAAAAAGTCCTGAGATCAGCAATAAAGTCATTGAGAACACTGTAATGATCATGAAAGAAAAAGGGTACGTAGGGGTAAACGTAGACTTTGAATATATTGGCCGACAAAACAAAGAACGGTATAACCGGTTTCTGCGGAACATTACCGACCGCATGCATAAAGAGGGCTATGTTGCCACAACGGCGCTCGCTCCGAAGATCAAAGAAAAACAAAAAGGCGTCTGGTATGAAGGACACGATTATAAAGCACATGGACAGACTGTTGATTATGTGATCCTGATGACCTATGAATGGGGATACAGCGGAGGCCCTCCACTCCCGGTCAGCCCGATCAACGAAGTGAAAAAGGTGCTGGATTATGCAGTAACAGCGATACCAAGAAGCAAGATTTTGATGGGGATCAACCTGTACGGATACGATTGGACACTTCCCTACGTCCAAGGCGGGCCGCAGGCTGAAGCCCTCAGCCCGGCTCAGGCGCTGCAGCTCGCAGGAAAAAGGAAAACCGCTGTTCAATACGCAGAAGGCGTTCAGGCTCCATATTATGAATACTGGGATAAAGAGAAGAAGCAGCATAAAGTCTGGTTTGAGGATTTCCGCAGCATGAAAGCAAAGTTTGATCTGATTGATGAATATCGGCTGGGAGGAGCAAGTTTCTGGAACCTTGCTTTTAATTATCCGGGATTATGGAACTACCTTCAGGACCGCTATACGATCCGGTTTCAATAA
- a CDS encoding YpoC family protein, whose translation MLKIPESMRHPLFFGNEEQLKEGDADVPFLEELLFYNGMGSSPHPQQKQGIEAKFMKWEAASSVIRSFFSERNRKEARNPMIFQLSCFLQALMWCNGQPAGNLLGWKEEIQSLDIKPVNVIERLEMICSEPDHYHSYIQLNELFQELQKKVAAIKHNG comes from the coding sequence ATGCTTAAAATTCCTGAATCCATGAGGCATCCCCTTTTTTTCGGCAATGAGGAGCAGCTGAAAGAAGGGGATGCTGACGTCCCTTTTCTGGAAGAACTCCTCTTTTATAACGGAATGGGATCTTCTCCACATCCTCAACAAAAACAAGGAATAGAAGCAAAGTTTATGAAGTGGGAAGCGGCAAGCTCAGTTATTCGATCTTTCTTTTCAGAGAGAAACAGAAAAGAAGCGAGAAATCCGATGATTTTCCAGCTGAGCTGTTTTCTGCAGGCTTTGATGTGGTGCAACGGACAGCCTGCCGGCAACCTTTTAGGATGGAAAGAAGAGATTCAATCATTGGATATCAAGCCAGTGAATGTTATAGAACGTCTCGAGATGATCTGTTCAGAGCCGGATCATTATCATTCTTATATCCAGCTGAACGAGCTGTTTCAGGAGCTTCAGAAAAAGGTGGCTGCCATCAAACACAATGGCTGA
- the nth gene encoding endonuclease III, producing the protein MLNKSQIAYCLDTIGKMFPDAHCELNHSNPFELTIAVLLSAQCTDALVNKVTPGLFAKYKTPEDYLQVPLEELQDDIRSIGLYRNKAKNIQKLCELLLSVYGGRVPEDRDELTKLPGVGRKTANVVVSVAFGLPAIAVDTHVERVSKRLAICKWKDSVLQVEETLMKKVPKEDWGVTHHRLIFFGRYHCKAQNPKCPECPLLELCREGQKRMKVKLKKASPRSNA; encoded by the coding sequence ATGCTTAATAAATCACAGATCGCCTATTGCCTAGACACGATCGGCAAGATGTTCCCGGATGCACACTGCGAGCTGAACCACAGCAATCCATTTGAACTGACCATCGCCGTACTCCTGTCTGCACAATGTACCGATGCCCTGGTGAACAAAGTTACACCGGGCCTGTTCGCAAAATATAAAACACCCGAAGATTACCTGCAGGTTCCTTTGGAAGAACTGCAGGATGATATCCGCTCCATCGGACTTTACCGCAATAAAGCTAAAAATATTCAAAAGCTGTGCGAGCTCCTTCTGAGCGTATACGGCGGCAGAGTGCCGGAAGACAGGGATGAACTCACGAAGCTTCCAGGCGTTGGGCGGAAGACAGCGAACGTCGTAGTATCTGTCGCATTCGGTTTGCCGGCAATAGCAGTCGATACCCATGTTGAGCGGGTCAGCAAGCGGCTTGCCATCTGCAAATGGAAGGATTCCGTCCTGCAGGTGGAAGAGACGCTGATGAAAAAAGTTCCAAAAGAAGACTGGGGTGTCACCCACCACAGGCTGATCTTTTTTGGACGGTATCATTGCAAAGCGCAAAACCCGAAGTGCCCCGAATGTCCGCTCCTGGAACTATGCCGCGAAGGCCAAAAACGCATGAAAGTAAAGTTAAAGAAAGCCTCGCCGCGCTCCAATGCTTAA
- a CDS encoding DnaD domain-containing protein, with protein sequence MEKALFLKWLSEGTVSIPHVLFKQYRAIGLQDEECMLILHVHTFIESGNPFPTPEELSGRMSISAARCMALLRSFIQQGLLEIDHFEDGEKGMYYEAYSLNPLWEKLLSLLSNQEAEQDQQEKENDEENVYSIFEREFGRPLSPMECETLKIWIDQDRHSPALIISALKEAVISGKLNFRYIDRILFEWKKNNIQTPEQARTYGEKFRARQTRGTARAPEQSESHNQFSVPVYNWLEQS encoded by the coding sequence ATGGAAAAGGCATTGTTTCTTAAATGGCTGTCTGAAGGCACGGTTTCTATACCCCATGTATTGTTTAAACAATACCGGGCCATCGGGCTGCAGGATGAAGAATGCATGCTAATTCTTCATGTCCACACATTTATAGAATCCGGAAACCCGTTTCCGACACCGGAAGAACTGTCTGGACGGATGAGCATCTCAGCTGCAAGATGCATGGCGCTGCTCAGAAGTTTTATCCAGCAGGGGCTTCTGGAGATCGACCATTTCGAAGATGGCGAAAAAGGCATGTACTATGAAGCCTATTCTTTGAACCCGCTTTGGGAAAAGCTGCTCTCTTTGCTTTCAAACCAAGAAGCGGAGCAGGATCAGCAGGAAAAAGAAAATGATGAAGAAAACGTCTACTCCATTTTTGAACGTGAATTCGGAAGGCCGCTTTCGCCGATGGAATGCGAAACGTTAAAAATATGGATCGACCAGGACAGGCACTCGCCTGCTTTGATCATTTCAGCGCTAAAAGAAGCGGTGATCAGCGGAAAGCTGAACTTCCGGTATATCGATCGCATTCTGTTCGAATGGAAGAAAAATAATATACAGACACCCGAACAGGCCAGAACGTACGGGGAGAAGTTCAGAGCGCGGCAAACCCGCGGAACAGCGCGGGCGCCAGAGCAATCTGAAAGCCACAATCAGTTCTCGGTTCCCGTTTATAACTGGCTTGAGCAATCGTAG
- the asnS gene encoding asparagine--tRNA ligase, producing the protein MKTTISQLKSHIDQTVTIGAWLSNKRSSGKIAFLQLRDGTGFVQGVVVKAEVAEDIWTTAKSLTQETSLYVTGKVQQDDRSQTGVELVVTDVKVIHEAVDYPITPKEHGTEFLMDHRHLWLRSKRQHAIMKVRNEIIHSMYEFFHKNEFIKVDPPILTGSSAEGTTTLFHTKYFDEDAYLSQSGQLYMEAAAMALGKVFSFGPTFRAEKSKTRRHLIEFWMIEPEMAFVEHEESLEIQEQFVSHVVQSVLERCKLELTILGRDLSKLENVKAPFPRISYDDAITLLKDKGFDDIDWGDDFGAPHETAIAESFDKPVFITNYPKEIKAFYMKPHPERDDVVLCADLIAPEGYGEIIGGSQRIDDLELMKARYEEHGLTDDAYRWYLELRQYGSVPHSGFGLGLERTVAWITGAEHVRETIPFPRLLNRLYP; encoded by the coding sequence GTGAAAACTACTATATCCCAATTAAAAAGCCATATCGATCAAACCGTTACCATCGGTGCTTGGCTGAGCAATAAGCGTTCCAGCGGTAAGATTGCGTTCTTGCAGCTGCGCGACGGGACAGGCTTCGTCCAGGGAGTCGTTGTTAAAGCTGAAGTTGCTGAAGATATCTGGACGACTGCAAAGAGCCTTACTCAGGAAACAAGCCTTTATGTAACTGGAAAAGTTCAGCAGGACGACCGTTCCCAGACGGGTGTTGAGCTGGTGGTTACAGATGTGAAAGTGATCCATGAAGCGGTCGATTATCCGATCACACCGAAAGAACATGGAACAGAGTTCTTGATGGACCATCGACACCTTTGGCTTCGTTCCAAACGCCAGCACGCGATTATGAAAGTAAGGAACGAAATCATCCATTCCATGTATGAATTCTTCCATAAGAACGAGTTCATAAAAGTGGATCCGCCGATTCTTACAGGAAGCTCGGCAGAAGGAACGACCACATTGTTTCACACAAAATATTTTGATGAGGATGCCTACCTTTCTCAGAGCGGGCAGCTCTATATGGAAGCAGCAGCGATGGCACTCGGGAAAGTATTCTCCTTTGGCCCGACGTTCCGTGCTGAAAAATCAAAAACTCGCCGCCACCTGATCGAATTCTGGATGATCGAGCCTGAGATGGCGTTTGTTGAGCATGAAGAATCTCTCGAGATTCAAGAGCAGTTTGTCAGCCATGTGGTTCAATCAGTCCTTGAGCGCTGCAAGCTTGAACTGACGATACTTGGCCGCGATCTTTCCAAACTAGAAAACGTGAAAGCTCCGTTCCCTCGCATTTCCTACGATGATGCGATTACACTGCTTAAAGACAAGGGGTTCGATGACATTGATTGGGGAGACGATTTTGGTGCCCCACATGAGACAGCCATCGCTGAGAGCTTTGACAAGCCTGTCTTTATCACGAACTATCCAAAAGAGATTAAAGCGTTCTACATGAAGCCTCATCCAGAACGTGATGACGTTGTTCTCTGTGCGGATCTGATCGCTCCGGAAGGATACGGAGAGATCATTGGCGGAAGCCAGCGTATAGATGATCTGGAGCTCATGAAAGCACGCTATGAAGAACACGGTCTGACAGACGATGCCTACAGATGGTATCTCGAGCTGCGCCAGTACGGCAGCGTTCCGCATTCAGGTTTTGGCCTGGGGCTGGAGCGTACGGTTGCTTGGATCACAGGTGCAGAACACGTACGTGAGACCATCCCATTCCCAAGACTGTTAAACCGTTTATATCCATGA
- a CDS encoding pyridoxal phosphate-dependent aminotransferase: MELANRVKALTPSTTLAITAKANALKAEGHNVIGLGAGEPDFNTPDHIIEAAYRAMKEGHTKYTASGGLLSLKHAISQKFKEDQNLDYSPAEIVVGTGAKQSLYTLFQVLLNDGDEVIIPTPYWVSYPEQVKLAGGVPVYVEGKEENAFKITPSQLEQAVNNKTKAIIINSPSNPTGSLYSEDELKQLGEVCLKHNILIVSDEIYEKLIYGGASHTSIAQLSPELKGQTIIINGVSKSHSMTGWRIGYAAGNSAIIKAMTNLDSHSTSNPTTISQYAAIAAYEGTQEPVEEMRKAFESRLDTVYEKLIKIPGFTCVKPKGAFYLFPNVKEAVKLTGFETVDEWVSALLEEEKVALVPGSGFGSPDNVRLSYATSQEKFEEALERIERFMKNNSK; the protein is encoded by the coding sequence GCAAAGGCTAACGCCCTGAAGGCTGAAGGGCACAATGTAATCGGTCTTGGAGCAGGAGAACCCGATTTCAACACTCCGGACCATATCATCGAAGCCGCTTACCGCGCGATGAAGGAAGGCCATACAAAATATACGGCTTCGGGCGGCCTGCTTTCATTGAAACATGCTATTTCGCAAAAGTTTAAAGAAGATCAGAACCTGGACTATTCACCGGCTGAAATTGTTGTAGGCACAGGGGCAAAGCAATCATTGTATACGCTCTTTCAGGTCCTGCTTAATGACGGCGATGAGGTGATCATTCCTACTCCATATTGGGTCAGCTATCCTGAACAAGTGAAGCTTGCCGGAGGTGTTCCGGTCTATGTAGAAGGCAAAGAAGAGAACGCCTTTAAGATCACTCCTTCACAGCTCGAACAGGCAGTGAACAATAAAACAAAGGCGATCATCATCAACTCTCCAAGCAACCCAACCGGATCTCTTTATTCAGAAGACGAACTGAAGCAGCTGGGAGAGGTTTGCTTGAAGCATAACATCCTGATCGTTTCTGATGAGATCTATGAAAAGCTGATCTATGGCGGGGCATCACATACCTCCATTGCCCAGCTCTCACCTGAACTGAAGGGACAGACCATCATCATCAATGGCGTCTCCAAGTCTCATTCCATGACAGGCTGGAGGATCGGCTATGCAGCTGGAAACAGTGCGATCATTAAGGCGATGACGAATCTGGACAGCCACAGTACGTCCAATCCGACGACCATCTCCCAATATGCGGCGATTGCAGCATATGAAGGAACCCAGGAGCCGGTTGAAGAGATGAGAAAAGCTTTTGAATCCAGGCTGGATACCGTCTATGAAAAATTGATCAAGATTCCCGGTTTTACATGCGTTAAACCAAAGGGAGCCTTTTACTTGTTTCCTAATGTAAAAGAAGCGGTCAAGCTGACCGGTTTTGAAACAGTAGACGAATGGGTGTCTGCCTTGCTTGAGGAAGAAAAGGTTGCTCTCGTGCCGGGATCAGGATTCGGCTCACCGGATAACGTCAGGCTGTCCTATGCCACTTCTCAAGAGAAATTTGAAGAGGCACTGGAGCGCATTGAACGTTTCATGAAGAACAACAGCAAATAA